The genomic window GTGCTGGCCGGGCCGCCGGAGGCCTACGCCGCCTACGCCTCCGCCGTCCGCGAGGAGTACCGGCACCTGTCCGACGAGGTGTTCACCGCGGGCCGGATCGCCGTCCTCGAGTCGCTGCTGGCGCTGCCCGCCCTCTACCGGCTGCCCGCGACGGCGGGCTGGGAGCCGCGGGCACGAGCCAACCTGGCCGCCGAGCTCACCCTGCTGCGCGGTCGCCCTTCCTGAGCCGCAGGCCCGCCGCCACCAGCCGGGCCAGCAGCTCCCGGGCCCCGACCGGCTGCGCGCCGGCGGCCACGGCGACGTCGTAGAGGTCCTCGGGGACGTCGTAGTGGTCGCCCTGGAACGCCCGGCGCGGGATGCCCAGCTCGGCGGCGACGAAGGCGTGCAGCTCCTCGTAGGAGACGTCGCTGACCAGGTGCGACCAGCGCCGCCCCCGCCACGGCCACACGGGACTGTCGATCAGGACGGCCACGGGCACCTCCTCGCTGCGCTCGTCGAGCCCGCGGCCGCGGCGCTCCGCCCCTGCGTGGCCCCGCGAGCTCGGCCACGGGGTGCAGTCTGCCCGGGACCACTAGCGTCGTCGCCGTGAGCAGGGAGATCCGCTGGGGCATCGTCGGGCCGGGCCGCATCGCGCAGAGCGTGATCGGCGACTTCGCGCACGTCGAGGGGGCCCGGCCGGTGGCGGTGGCGTCGCGCTCGGCCGACCGGGCCCGGGCCTTCGCCCAGCAGCACGGGCTCGAGCGGGCGTACGGCTCCTACGCGGAGGTCCTCGCCGATCCCGACGTCGACGTCCTCTACCTCGCGACGCCGCACCCCCAGCACCACGCGGTCGCGCTGGCCGCCATCGAGGCGGGCAAGGCGCTGCTGGTGGAGAAGGCGTTCACCGCGACGACGGCCGGGGCGCAGGAGGTGGTGACGGCGGCCCGCGAGGCCGGCGTCTTCGTCATGGAGGCGATGTGGACGCGCTTCCAGCCCGCCGTCGTCGCGCTGCGCGACCTCGTCGCCGACGGCGCGATCGGCGAGGTGCGGTCGGTGCAGGCCGACCTCGGCGTCGACCGCGTCTACGACCCCGACGACCGGCTGTTCGCCCTCGAGCTCGGCGGCGGCGCACTCCTCGACCTCGGCGTCTACGTCGTCTCCTTCGCCCAGATGCTGCTCGGCACGCCCGACACGGTGACCGCCGCCGGCTCGACCTACCCCACCGGCGCCGACGCCGAGGCGGCCGTGCTGCTCGGCTGGGAGGACGGCCGCTCGGCGACGCTGACGACGTCGCTGCGCTACCCGACGCCCGGCCAGGCGCGGGTGTTCGGCACGGGCGGGTGGATCGACGTCCTCCCCCGCTTCCACCACCCGGCCACCATCGTGCTGCACCGCAGCGGCGCCGAG from Geodermatophilus normandii includes these protein-coding regions:
- a CDS encoding DUF4031 domain-containing protein, with amino-acid sequence MAVLIDSPVWPWRGRRWSHLVSDVSYEELHAFVAAELGIPRRAFQGDHYDVPEDLYDVAVAAGAQPVGARELLARLVAAGLRLRKGDRAAG
- a CDS encoding Gfo/Idh/MocA family protein, whose amino-acid sequence is MSREIRWGIVGPGRIAQSVIGDFAHVEGARPVAVASRSADRARAFAQQHGLERAYGSYAEVLADPDVDVLYLATPHPQHHAVALAAIEAGKALLVEKAFTATTAGAQEVVTAAREAGVFVMEAMWTRFQPAVVALRDLVADGAIGEVRSVQADLGVDRVYDPDDRLFALELGGGALLDLGVYVVSFAQMLLGTPDTVTAAGSTYPTGADAEAAVLLGWEDGRSATLTTSLRYPTPGQARVFGTGGWIDVLPRFHHPATIVLHRSGAEPEEITRPAAGVGYSHELAEVTRCLQEGRTESAVMPLADTLAVQDVLGQAAAQLGVHHREDPHVLG